From Aedes albopictus strain Foshan chromosome 1, AalbF5, whole genome shotgun sequence, one genomic window encodes:
- the LOC109421981 gene encoding sorting nexin-25, translated as MRIIYWLGVFGTVIGATALYWPPFVYIFLFVLYSVILIALAIFGTIYVHYKLTTKEFRPYTREDLPTNVLYNATKSHLFDPPSPPKSGANLPIIFGRTVDGLLQQIIGNAMRDIVSPALEEIVANPRRIIDLLKEDIWLGIDKLHERASRIDAPKMIAVDFVLKGTVHLEKIRIAQARAAELGTDPVFGTSSYLATQEKELEFLKKICEIMIIFLLPRGYSLSPIKDLLSEVISYKVLFPVIRLVTSPDFINQQIVECIETKLVAVAIHKRSYEYAANFEDFLKVINLSQTMDELHSIRGSIVSDIMQATTMQNLQRTRGFDSEMFVGKSASGSNSGDSSDPPSRAEITASLKLKKYIQQLSFAKSQCEKCLSKLGWDGNVSNEIDLSILDILSTVAGRRHFMVFLEPLKTSSLVGFYTTVEELKHASKSSWHQLGAEIFYTYIRCPNSEIPVDKATRKKMESFLVGDSGTDVFFEVQRECLITLEEKYYQPFLLSEEYTKLKNSLTQEDFKEITMSTYLSSSTESQDETASNASSASGDVDPVIMDLSNHSTYARTKLEQLDEKLANKNQALEALKQSLKPDSKLLSILEKEIDWLKGEKRQLEAHLLRTEVWGEYLGKWRAIVESVDFSDDKEPQPQFMIVVQVDEVNDCGKEDVATAMDAADSISTGWVVVRSLAQFHDLHRKLRPMCADLKTIDLPSNNAFKLFLLKNDKSLLEKSKQQIQKYLNFILEDDHLNQSEALYEFLSPSSEKLKQSANPSPSKKQSKFSLATLFKANSEKLDQFWGPHFRLNTADFPDDDQVSMYLEGSTAENGSSKAQQDPDAKDSIAEPLYSLLGEIFDMGGVFKWLRRSLISFVQITYGQTINRQIRESINYLFEEPMLHTYASAVLKAYWPGGVLTIKSMDRSEDQQEMTMNAAKSLLLDNIPDLLCNLIGAQNARNGIMKLFDNAQNPLYNKQLFYDILEILMLELFPEIRQLKVPPSVTAVAVVGGSAVSTPTHAGHAPTVGGSGSHQATPTRIISRN; from the exons CCATCTTCGGCACCATCTACGTGCACTACAAGCTGACGACTAAGGAGTTCCGCCCGTACACCCGTGAAGACCTACCCACCAATGTCCTCTACAATGCCACCAAATCGCACCTCTTTGATCCACCGTCACCGCCCAAATCGGGCGCCAATCTTCCCATCATCTTCGGCCGGACCGTCGATGGCTTGCTGCAGCAGATCATCGGCAATGCCATGCGCGACATCGTGAGCCCAGCCCTGGAGGAGATCGTAGCGAACCCGCGCCGGATCATCGACCTGCTCAAGGAGGACATCTGGCTGGGGATCGATAAGCTGCACGAGCGCGCTTCCCGGATCGATGCCCCCAAGATGATTGCCGTTGATTTCGTGCTGAAAGGCACGGTGCACCTGGAGAAGATACGGATCGCGCAGGCGAGGGCCGCCGAGCTGGGGACGGACCCGGTCTTTGGAACGTCTTCGTATCTGGCAACGCAGGAGAAGGagctggagttcctgaagaagatTTGCGAGATTATGATTATATTTTTGCTGCCGCGGGGGTACTCGCTGTCGCCGATCAAGGACTTGCTGAGCGAGGTGATTTCGTACAAGGTGCTGTTTCCGGTGATCCGGTTGGTGACCTCGCCGGATTTTATCAACCAGCAGATTGTGGAGTGCATTGAGACGAAGCTGGTGGCGGTGGCGATCCACAAGAGGAGCTATGAGTATGCGGcgaattttgaggattttttgaaggtgaTCAACCTGAGTCAGACGATGGACGAGTTGCATTCGATTCGGGGGTCAATTGTGAGTGATATCATGCAGGCGACGACGATGCAAAATCTGCAGAGGACGAGGGGATTCGATAGTGAGATGTTCGTTGGGAAGAGTGCGAGCGG AAGCAACTCCGGAGACTCCAGTGACCCTCCATCACGAGCAGAGATAACAGCCTCTCTCAAACTGAAGAAATACATACAACAGCTCTCCTTCGCCAAGAGCCAATGCGAGAAATGTCTCTCCAAACTCGGATGGGATGGAAACGTGAGTAATGAGATCGATCTCTCGATCCTGGACATTCTGTCCACCGTTGCGGGAAGGCGACATTTCATGGTCTTCCTTGAACCCCTGAAAACTTCCTCTTTGGTCGGGTTCTACACGACCGTCGAGGAATTGAAGCACGCTTCGAAAAGCTCGTGGCATCAGCTGGGAGCGGAAATTTTCTACACCTACATACGGTGCCCCAATTCGGAGATTCCGGTGGATAAGGCCACCCGCAAGAAGATGGAGTCGTTCTTGGTGGGGGACAGTGGAACCGATGTTTTCTTCGAGGTGCAACGTGAGTGCTTGATAACGCTGGAAGAGAAGTACTACCAACCGTTCTTGCTCAGTGAAGAGTACACCAAGTTGAAGAACTCGTTGACTCAGGAAGACTTCAAAGAAATCACCATGAGCACATACTTGTCTTCCAGTACGGAAAGTCAGGATGAGACGGCCTCCAATGCTTCCTCGGCCAGTGGAGACGTCGATCCGGTGATCATGGATTTGAGCAACCATTCGACCTACGCCAGGACCAAGCTGGAACAGCTGGACGAGAAGCTGGCGAACAAAAATCAAGCCCTGGAGGCTTTAAAGCAATCGCTAAAGCCGGACTCGAAGCTTCTGTCGATTCTGGAAAAGGAAATCGATTGGTTGAAAGGGGAGAAGCGGCAACTGGAAGCCCATCTCCTGCGAACCGAGGTTTGGGGTGAATACCTCGGCAAGTGGCGTGCCATAGTGGAGAGTGTAGACTTCTCGGACGACAAAGAACCTCAACCGCAGTTTATGATCGTCGTCCAGGTGGATGAGGTCAATGACTGCGGCAAAGAAGACGTAGCCACGGCAATGGATGCTGCTGATAGCATTTCCACAGGATGGGTAGTGGTGCGATCCTTGGCGCAGTTTCATGACCTGCATCGAAAGCTACGACCGATGTGTGCCGATCTTAAAACGATCGATCTGCCATCGAACAATGCATTCAAGTTGTTCCTGCTGAAGAACGATAAATCTCTGCTGGAAAAATCCAAGCAGCAGATCCAGAAGTATCTGAACTTCATCCTGGAAGACGATCACCTGAACCAAAGCGAAgcgctgtacgaatttctgagtcCAAGCTCGGAGAAGCTGAAACAAAGTGCAAATCCATCGCCTTCCAAGAAGCAGTCCAAGTTCTCGTTGGCCACACTGTTCAAGGCCAACAGCGAGAAGCTGGACCAATTCTGGGGTCCTCACTTCCGGCTGAACACCGCGGATTTCCCCGATGACGATCAG GTCTCCATGTACTTAGAAGGATCAACAGCTGAAAACGGCTCATCCAAAGCCCAACAAGATCCGGATGCCAAGGACTCCATAGCCGAACCTCTGTACTCCCTCCTCGGCGAAATTTTCGACATGGGCGGCGTCTTCAAGTGGCTCCGCCGCAGCTTGATCTCCTTCGTTCAAATCACCTACGGTCAAACCATCAACCGTCAGATCCGTGAATCGATCAACTATCTGTTCGAAGAACCCATGCTCCACACGTACGCCTCAGCCGTGCTCAAAGCCTACTGGCCCGGCGGAGTCCTCACCATCAAGTCCATGGACCGCTCCGAAGACCAACAGGAGATGACCATGAACGCGGCCAAGTCCCTCCTGCTGGACAACATTCCGGATCTGCTGTGCAATCTCATCGGGGCGCAGAATGCCCGCAACGGGATCATGAAGCTGTTCGACAACGCGCAGAACCCGCTCTACAACAAACAGCTGTTCTACGACATCTTGGAAATCCTTATGCTCGAACTGTTCCCGGAAATCCGACAGCTGAAGGTCCCGCCGAGTGTAACGGCCGTGGCGGTTGTGGGAGGCTCGGCCGTTTCCACTCCGACGCATGCTGGTCATGCTCCCACAGTCGGGGGATCCGGCTCCCACCAGGCCACCCCAACACGAATCATATCAAGAAATTGA